A region of Fibrobacter succinogenes subsp. succinogenes S85 DNA encodes the following proteins:
- a CDS encoding carbohydrate-binding protein — MKLLKKVTMFGLLAGFGVSALADNPISTYHYLADPGAAADDDYFYIITDSDDPAPANSNGYKIYALYAFRSRDMQNWTDYGIIYDARKVSGINDIWASGIAVHNGTFYIVFPDGGGGGIGYIKAPAIEGPWTNAVGQGKDKLVGGRGIIGCDGVSWCFDPGIFIDDDGTTYVTWGGGESTSRPNTDNFDIVKLNDAKNAPVGNGSHVKVNNLPTRKMLEASYIHKHKGTYYFSYSTGWQQGAPTIDYGTSNNVMGPYTWKGTILGDPSMNGRSINGNNNHHGIAEFKGHSYVVYHDRRIAKGHNGLEIIPADDGQPKPNEGYHRSVSVDEMFYNADGTIQTVKVTDEGPAQIENFDPYDWYPALTSSKQKGIRSRSNFVQGKAAEHVLLPLSSKESWLRVSGVDFGTAATGFTVEAASAADNNKIEIRTGSATGTLAGTCTLKNTGNKNTYAENKCEVEGLKGIVKQLFLVFKGDRDSTMAIKAWGFEGSGTTPPEPQKPFSGKAWEIPGKIEMEDFDIPGSGRGSEIKSYSENDSEDHGIENGGKSYREDTGVDIYKKATGYVVGYNQSGEWLEYTVNVKEAGDYTMFASVATDNSTASFTLSIDDKSIAEVPVSGDSWDDFVKVKANVTLPAGEHVLRFTVTGDWFDIDYMTFAKGKDAKDPDDETIGIKGFRVLGADAVANFDVFDLTGKKVSSFTARNIHEAKKLWRENPQSRNVQGVCIIRNRYNGAVARVRTTR; from the coding sequence ATGAAACTACTTAAGAAAGTAACGATGTTTGGACTCTTGGCGGGCTTTGGAGTAAGCGCGCTTGCCGATAACCCAATTTCTACTTACCACTACTTGGCTGACCCGGGTGCAGCCGCCGACGATGATTACTTCTACATCATCACGGACTCCGATGACCCGGCGCCTGCTAATTCTAACGGTTACAAGATTTACGCCCTTTATGCATTCCGCAGTAGGGATATGCAAAACTGGACCGACTACGGTATTATTTACGATGCCCGCAAGGTAAGTGGCATTAACGACATTTGGGCTTCTGGCATTGCTGTTCATAACGGTACGTTCTATATCGTGTTCCCGGATGGCGGTGGCGGCGGTATCGGCTATATCAAGGCTCCTGCAATTGAAGGCCCGTGGACAAACGCTGTGGGCCAGGGCAAGGATAAGCTTGTTGGTGGCCGTGGCATTATCGGTTGCGATGGCGTTTCCTGGTGCTTTGACCCGGGTATCTTTATCGATGACGACGGAACCACCTACGTGACATGGGGCGGCGGCGAAAGCACTAGCCGTCCAAACACTGATAACTTCGACATTGTCAAGTTGAACGATGCCAAGAACGCCCCGGTGGGCAACGGTTCCCATGTGAAGGTGAACAACTTGCCGACCCGCAAAATGCTCGAAGCTTCTTACATCCACAAGCACAAGGGTACTTACTACTTCTCTTACAGTACTGGCTGGCAGCAGGGCGCTCCGACGATTGACTATGGCACATCTAACAACGTAATGGGTCCTTACACCTGGAAGGGTACGATTCTCGGTGATCCGAGCATGAACGGTCGTAGCATCAACGGCAACAATAACCACCATGGTATTGCCGAATTCAAGGGCCACTCTTATGTTGTCTATCATGACCGCCGTATTGCCAAGGGCCATAACGGCCTGGAAATTATTCCGGCCGATGACGGTCAGCCGAAACCGAACGAAGGCTATCACCGTAGCGTTTCCGTAGACGAAATGTTCTACAATGCTGACGGCACCATTCAGACGGTGAAGGTGACGGATGAAGGTCCGGCACAGATTGAAAACTTTGACCCGTACGATTGGTATCCGGCACTCACGAGCTCCAAGCAGAAGGGCATCCGCAGCCGCTCTAACTTTGTGCAGGGCAAGGCTGCCGAACACGTGTTGCTCCCGCTTTCCTCTAAGGAATCCTGGCTCCGCGTTTCGGGTGTTGATTTTGGTACGGCTGCAACGGGCTTCACAGTCGAAGCTGCAAGCGCTGCCGATAACAACAAGATTGAAATCCGCACTGGTTCTGCAACGGGTACGCTCGCTGGTACTTGCACGCTCAAGAATACTGGCAACAAGAATACCTATGCCGAAAACAAGTGCGAAGTTGAAGGCCTCAAGGGCATTGTAAAGCAGTTGTTCCTCGTGTTCAAGGGCGACAGGGACTCTACCATGGCTATCAAGGCTTGGGGTTTCGAAGGCAGTGGCACGACTCCGCCGGAACCGCAGAAGCCGTTTAGCGGCAAGGCTTGGGAAATTCCGGGCAAGATTGAAATGGAAGACTTCGACATTCCGGGTTCTGGCCGCGGTAGTGAAATCAAGTCCTACAGCGAAAACGATTCCGAAGACCATGGCATCGAAAATGGTGGCAAGAGCTACCGCGAAGACACTGGCGTCGATATCTACAAGAAGGCTACAGGCTATGTCGTGGGCTACAACCAGTCCGGCGAATGGCTTGAATACACCGTGAACGTGAAGGAAGCTGGCGACTACACGATGTTTGCATCTGTGGCTACGGACAATTCCACGGCTAGCTTTACGCTTTCCATTGACGATAAGTCCATCGCTGAAGTCCCGGTTTCCGGCGATAGCTGGGATGACTTTGTGAAGGTCAAGGCGAACGTGACGCTCCCGGCCGGTGAACATGTCCTGCGCTTCACTGTTACGGGCGACTGGTTCGATATCGACTATATGACGTTTGCTAAAGGGAAGGACGCTAAGGATCCGGACGACGAAACGATTGGTATCAAGGGCTTCAGGGTGCTTGGTGCAGATGCAGTCGCAAACTTCGACGTGTTCGACTTGACCGGCAAGAAGGTTTCTAGCTTCACGGCCCGCAATATCCACGAAGCCAAGAAGCTCTGGCGCGAAAATCCGCAGTCCAGGAATGTGCAGGGCGTTTGCATCATCCGTAACCGTTACAACGGCGCGGTGGCAAGAGTCCGCACCACTCGCTAA
- a CDS encoding sialate O-acetylesterase, which translates to MSVERNLKKFMALAGVAAGLSMFAVGANAAPNPNFHIYIAYGQSNMAGNGDIVPSEDQAEAPKNFIMLASHNANASQRSGKTNQSIKTGEWYPAIPPMFHPFENLSPADYFGRAMADSLPGVTVGIIPVAIGAVSIRAFDKDQYEAYFRGDGKDIMNWGWPKDYDNNPPGRILELAKKAKEVGVIKGFIFHQGESDGTDANWRKTVYKTYKDVIDALGLDENEVPFVAGELLQEGQNCCSSKNGGIAQLKQNFKKFGLASSKGLQGNGKDPYHFGRAGVIELGKRYCSEMLKLIDKTIDPDAPPVNLVDPSQSTVPDEPPEEYGPYTDPIEIPGKVEAENYNKGGADKAYYDLSKGNEGGKLRKNDVDIYQPNMGIVVGHCQKSEWLKYTVNVKADGDYGITANVAGDNATGSIVLYMDDKRIGDEMVNEGKGFDTFSIVDGGKVSLKAGEHELKIEIANDWIDIDYIEFKEISAQPPIGIKNIRFSMTEAESSYSVFDMQGIKLSSFTAKGMNEAMNLVRENAKLRKQAKGVFFVRKNGEKSLTKKVVIHE; encoded by the coding sequence ATGAGCGTGGAAAGAAACCTCAAAAAATTCATGGCCCTTGCTGGCGTTGCCGCTGGGCTTTCTATGTTTGCGGTGGGGGCGAATGCGGCTCCGAACCCGAACTTCCATATCTACATTGCTTATGGGCAGTCTAACATGGCGGGCAACGGCGATATCGTACCGTCTGAAGACCAGGCCGAAGCTCCTAAGAACTTTATCATGCTTGCTTCGCACAATGCAAATGCAAGCCAACGCAGCGGCAAGACGAATCAGTCTATCAAGACGGGCGAATGGTACCCGGCAATTCCTCCGATGTTCCATCCGTTCGAAAACCTCTCCCCGGCGGACTACTTTGGCCGCGCTATGGCCGATTCCTTGCCGGGCGTGACCGTGGGCATTATCCCGGTTGCCATCGGTGCTGTGAGCATCCGCGCCTTCGACAAGGACCAGTACGAAGCTTATTTCAGGGGCGATGGCAAGGACATCATGAACTGGGGCTGGCCCAAGGATTACGACAACAACCCTCCGGGACGCATTCTGGAACTTGCCAAGAAGGCAAAGGAAGTGGGCGTCATCAAGGGCTTCATCTTCCACCAGGGCGAAAGTGACGGTACCGATGCCAACTGGCGCAAGACCGTTTACAAGACCTACAAGGACGTGATTGATGCGCTTGGCTTGGACGAAAACGAAGTGCCGTTTGTGGCAGGCGAACTCCTCCAGGAAGGCCAGAACTGCTGCTCTAGCAAAAACGGCGGCATTGCCCAGCTCAAGCAAAATTTCAAGAAGTTCGGACTTGCCTCTTCCAAGGGCTTGCAGGGTAACGGCAAGGATCCGTACCACTTTGGCCGTGCGGGCGTGATTGAACTTGGCAAGCGCTACTGCTCCGAAATGCTCAAGCTCATTGACAAGACGATTGACCCGGATGCTCCGCCGGTAAACCTCGTGGACCCGAGCCAGTCTACGGTTCCGGATGAACCGCCCGAGGAATATGGCCCGTACACGGACCCGATTGAAATCCCTGGCAAGGTCGAAGCTGAAAACTACAACAAGGGCGGCGCCGACAAGGCCTATTACGATTTGAGCAAGGGCAACGAAGGCGGTAAGCTCCGCAAGAACGATGTCGATATTTACCAGCCGAACATGGGCATTGTCGTCGGTCACTGCCAAAAGTCTGAATGGCTCAAGTACACCGTAAATGTCAAGGCCGATGGCGACTACGGAATTACGGCGAACGTAGCCGGTGATAATGCGACCGGTAGCATTGTGCTCTACATGGATGACAAGCGCATTGGCGATGAAATGGTGAACGAAGGCAAGGGCTTTGACACGTTCTCTATCGTCGATGGTGGCAAGGTTTCCCTGAAGGCTGGCGAACACGAACTGAAGATTGAAATTGCAAACGACTGGATTGATATTGACTATATCGAATTCAAGGAAATCAGCGCTCAGCCGCCGATTGGAATCAAGAATATCCGCTTTAGTATGACTGAAGCCGAAAGTAGCTATAGCGTGTTCGATATGCAGGGCATTAAGCTGAGTTCGTTTACCGCAAAAGGCATGAACGAAGCAATGAATCTAGTGAGGGAAAACGCAAAGCTCCGCAAGCAGGCAAAGGGTGTGTTCTTTGTCCGCAAGAACGGGGAAAAATCTCTAACAAAAAAGGTGGTGATACATGAATAA
- a CDS encoding carbohydrate-binding protein — protein MKCMGEVLKIASFGLAFAIPAFASTVNVDVTEEHQVIRGFGGMVHNQWQGGGGLSEADAKIAFGTGDGTIGLNTLRIPVYANSNDFNKEVQAAKYAKKYAGDDFILYATPWTSPYAGANQHMASSNYQKYVDHLNSFNDYMKNQGVPLYAISISNEPDWCGEWACWSADEIYNFTKGYADKMRKNGAKVISTESFRYDKNLYNKVLNDANALKNWDILGAHFYASDRRTGDNFFQYSLADQKKVERWMTEHYTESQGSGNYWRTITNTGDQANANKRDTVNAMDVAYEIHRAMVVGNFNQYTWWYIRRCYGLIMEKDFGNKLQIPQNEIGKISKRGYVMSQFARFVRPGAVRVGATANPEKEVFASAYKSKDGDSVIVVLVNRDYKNSKTVTVNVKGADVETFHVYTTSEAKNAKYEGEVEVKNGSVTITMDAGNSSNKDCIVTLVGSGTPADPVPREPFGGKVAEIPGKIEAENFDVPGTGKGNKSYSENDSEDRGETNYREGTGVDIYKKATGYVVGYNEEGEWLEYSVNVKEAGDYTMFASVATSNSTSGFSLSLDGKTLVENVALSGTSFDDFVKVKANVTLPAGEHILRMTVTGSWFDIDYFNFAKGKDAADPDDKTIGLRGANFRLPTEAENYSVFDVNGVLVGKFLATTKADVQRMTKSVVRQNGIYFVKSLKSGNAYRISVAK, from the coding sequence ATGAAGTGTATGGGTGAAGTCCTGAAGATTGCTTCGTTTGGTTTGGCTTTTGCTATACCTGCTTTTGCCTCGACGGTCAACGTTGACGTGACCGAAGAACACCAGGTTATCCGCGGGTTTGGCGGCATGGTGCATAACCAGTGGCAGGGCGGTGGAGGCCTTTCCGAAGCCGATGCGAAGATTGCTTTTGGTACGGGCGATGGCACAATCGGCCTCAACACGCTCCGTATTCCGGTTTACGCCAATTCCAATGACTTCAACAAGGAAGTTCAGGCCGCAAAGTATGCCAAAAAGTACGCCGGCGATGACTTTATCCTTTATGCGACTCCGTGGACATCGCCGTACGCAGGGGCGAACCAGCACATGGCTTCTTCGAATTACCAGAAGTATGTGGACCACCTGAATAGCTTTAACGATTACATGAAGAATCAGGGCGTTCCCCTGTACGCTATCTCCATCAGTAACGAACCGGACTGGTGCGGTGAATGGGCTTGCTGGAGTGCCGACGAAATCTACAACTTCACCAAGGGTTATGCCGACAAGATGCGCAAAAACGGCGCGAAGGTGATTTCGACGGAATCCTTCCGTTATGACAAGAACCTCTACAACAAGGTCTTGAACGATGCCAATGCCCTTAAGAACTGGGACATTCTCGGCGCGCATTTTTACGCGAGTGACCGAAGGACTGGGGACAACTTCTTCCAGTACAGCCTTGCTGACCAGAAAAAAGTCGAACGCTGGATGACGGAACACTATACCGAAAGCCAGGGAAGCGGTAACTACTGGCGCACGATTACGAATACGGGTGACCAGGCGAACGCCAACAAGCGCGATACCGTGAACGCCATGGACGTGGCTTACGAAATTCACCGCGCCATGGTCGTAGGCAATTTCAATCAGTACACCTGGTGGTACATCCGTCGCTGCTACGGCCTCATCATGGAAAAGGATTTTGGCAACAAGCTCCAGATTCCGCAGAACGAAATCGGCAAGATTTCTAAGCGCGGTTACGTGATGAGCCAGTTTGCGCGCTTTGTCCGCCCGGGTGCTGTCCGCGTGGGCGCTACAGCAAACCCCGAAAAGGAAGTCTTTGCAAGTGCATACAAGAGCAAAGATGGCGATAGCGTTATCGTGGTGCTCGTGAACCGCGACTACAAGAATAGCAAGACTGTGACCGTCAATGTGAAGGGTGCCGATGTGGAAACTTTCCATGTGTACACCACTAGCGAAGCGAAAAATGCAAAGTACGAAGGCGAAGTCGAAGTCAAGAATGGCTCCGTGACGATTACCATGGATGCCGGCAATTCAAGCAACAAGGACTGCATTGTGACACTCGTGGGCAGTGGCACTCCGGCAGATCCTGTACCTCGCGAACCGTTTGGTGGCAAGGTCGCTGAAATCCCGGGCAAAATCGAAGCCGAAAACTTTGACGTTCCGGGTACGGGCAAGGGCAACAAGTCTTATAGCGAAAACGATTCCGAAGACCGTGGCGAAACCAACTACCGCGAAGGCACGGGTGTCGATATTTACAAGAAGGCTACTGGCTATGTGGTCGGCTATAACGAAGAAGGCGAATGGCTCGAATACTCCGTGAACGTGAAGGAAGCCGGTGATTACACAATGTTTGCTTCTGTCGCTACGAGTAATTCGACGTCTGGTTTCTCGCTCTCCTTGGATGGAAAAACTCTTGTAGAAAATGTCGCACTTTCGGGAACGAGCTTCGATGACTTTGTGAAGGTCAAGGCCAACGTAACGCTCCCGGCTGGTGAACATATCCTCCGCATGACGGTGACGGGTTCCTGGTTCGATATCGACTACTTCAACTTTGCAAAGGGCAAGGATGCTGCCGATCCGGACGATAAGACGATTGGTTTGCGCGGTGCTAATTTCCGCTTGCCGACCGAAGCCGAAAATTACAGTGTCTTCGACGTGAACGGCGTGCTCGTGGGCAAGTTCCTTGCTACGACCAAGGCCGATGTCCAGCGCATGACCAAGAGCGTGGTGCGTCAGAATGGCATTTACTTTGTGAAGTCTCTCAAGTCCGGCAATGCTTACCGCATTTCTGTGGCAAAATAA
- a CDS encoding carbohydrate-binding protein produces MRLLKRLTMAGLLAGFGVGALADNPISAYHYLADPGAAADDTYFYVITDSDDPAASNANGYNIKALYGFRTKDMKNWTDFGIIYDARKVDGIGDIWASGIAVNPNDHRLYIVFPDGGGGGIGLIGADSIAGPWTNPVSGNKKLINNWGGGLADCDGIGWCFDPAIFFDDDGQGYFTFGGGESNSRPAANNNNNIFNIYKLNKDMKGFDVGSKTQLKIGGPKAMEASYIHKYKGNYYLSYSTADLRIAYGMSKNPMGPYEYKGIFMGNPNINGQNINANNNNHHGIAEFKGHWYVAYHDRRIANGYDGLEKIPADDGKANPVPAFHRSVSVDEFFYNGDGTMKELTFTKEGPKQIENFDPYDWYPALTSSKQKGIRSRSNWTPGKVAEHLLLPLSTKESWIRVSGVDFGTAATGFVVQAASAADGNKIEIHSGSATGTLAGTCTLKNTGNKNTFAENSCEVTGLKGIVDEIFLVFKGSQDSTMAIKAWGFEGSGTTPPEPQKPYGEKAVTLPAKIEAEHYDIPGVGRGGDVDSYSDNEKANQGDAKFREDQGVDIVEGGTGMAIGYTASGEWLEYTVEVPEDGDYAIKASASTGMESASFCFLADGKAIGDTITVPQTGEDWSVYKEFEGGKAKLTKGTHVIRLVITGDNVNVDWFSLGEVSEVGLKPAVKFQANASRVYRVYSVSGKLLGTVELVGKKAAEALQSAGFNKGVYMLKSVDGHKTFMTSVAR; encoded by the coding sequence ATGAGATTACTGAAACGTTTAACGATGGCAGGCTTGCTGGCGGGCTTTGGTGTGGGCGCGCTTGCAGACAACCCGATTTCGGCTTACCATTACTTGGCAGACCCGGGTGCCGCTGCCGATGATACTTATTTCTATGTCATAACCGACTCGGATGACCCTGCTGCATCGAATGCCAATGGCTATAATATCAAGGCCCTTTACGGTTTCCGCACGAAGGATATGAAGAACTGGACCGATTTCGGTATCATTTATGATGCCCGCAAGGTCGATGGCATTGGCGATATCTGGGCGTCTGGCATTGCGGTGAACCCGAATGACCACAGACTTTACATTGTGTTCCCGGATGGCGGTGGCGGCGGTATCGGCCTTATCGGTGCCGATAGCATTGCAGGCCCGTGGACAAACCCGGTCTCTGGCAACAAGAAACTCATCAACAACTGGGGTGGCGGTCTTGCCGACTGCGACGGCATTGGCTGGTGTTTTGACCCGGCAATCTTCTTCGATGACGATGGCCAAGGCTATTTCACGTTTGGCGGTGGTGAAAGCAATAGCCGCCCGGCAGCCAACAATAACAACAATATCTTCAATATCTACAAGTTGAACAAAGATATGAAGGGCTTCGATGTAGGCTCCAAGACCCAATTGAAGATTGGTGGCCCGAAGGCGATGGAAGCCTCTTACATCCACAAGTATAAGGGTAATTACTATCTCTCTTACAGTACGGCGGATTTGCGCATTGCCTATGGTATGTCCAAGAACCCGATGGGTCCTTACGAATACAAGGGAATCTTCATGGGGAACCCGAATATCAACGGCCAGAACATCAATGCCAATAACAACAACCACCACGGCATTGCAGAATTCAAGGGCCACTGGTATGTCGCTTATCATGACCGCCGCATTGCCAACGGTTACGACGGCTTGGAAAAGATTCCTGCCGATGACGGTAAGGCGAATCCGGTGCCGGCATTCCACCGCAGCGTGAGTGTTGACGAGTTTTTCTACAACGGTGACGGTACCATGAAGGAACTGACCTTCACGAAGGAAGGCCCGAAGCAGATTGAAAACTTCGATCCGTATGACTGGTATCCGGCTTTGACGAGTTCCAAGCAGAAAGGCATCCGCAGCCGTTCGAACTGGACTCCGGGCAAGGTCGCAGAACACCTCTTGCTCCCGCTTTCCACGAAGGAATCCTGGATTCGCGTGAGTGGCGTGGACTTTGGTACGGCGGCAACGGGCTTTGTGGTTCAGGCGGCAAGCGCTGCTGATGGCAACAAGATTGAAATTCATTCGGGCTCTGCTACAGGTACGCTCGCTGGCACTTGTACGCTCAAGAATACCGGCAACAAGAACACTTTTGCAGAAAATTCCTGCGAAGTGACCGGCCTCAAGGGCATCGTAGATGAAATTTTCCTCGTGTTCAAGGGCTCTCAGGACTCCACCATGGCAATTAAGGCATGGGGCTTTGAAGGTAGCGGCACGACTCCTCCGGAACCGCAGAAACCGTATGGCGAAAAGGCTGTGACGCTCCCGGCAAAGATTGAAGCTGAACATTATGACATCCCGGGCGTTGGCCGCGGTGGCGATGTGGATTCTTACAGCGATAACGAAAAGGCAAACCAGGGCGATGCCAAGTTCCGCGAAGATCAGGGCGTTGACATTGTCGAAGGCGGTACGGGCATGGCGATTGGCTACACGGCTTCTGGTGAATGGCTCGAATATACGGTCGAAGTCCCGGAAGACGGTGATTATGCGATTAAGGCCTCGGCTTCTACTGGCATGGAAAGCGCAAGCTTCTGCTTCTTGGCCGATGGCAAGGCAATTGGCGATACCATTACGGTTCCGCAGACTGGCGAGGACTGGAGCGTCTATAAGGAATTCGAAGGTGGTAAGGCCAAGCTTACTAAGGGCACTCATGTAATCCGTCTCGTGATTACGGGCGACAACGTGAACGTGGACTGGTTCTCTCTCGGCGAAGTGAGCGAAGTGGGTCTCAAGCCTGCTGTGAAGTTCCAGGCTAATGCTTCTCGCGTCTACCGCGTGTATAGCGTGAGCGGCAAGCTGCTCGGCACTGTGGAACTCGTCGGAAAGAAGGCCGCCGAAGCTCTCCAGAGTGCAGGCTTCAATAAGGGCGTTTACATGCTCAAGAGCGTTGACGGCCACAAGACTTTCATGACTTCTGTCGCAAGATAA
- a CDS encoding carbohydrate-binding protein: MSFKKLMGIAGVAAGLSMFAVMGANAAPDPNFHIYIAYGQSNMEGNARNFTDVDKKEHPRVKMFATTSCPSLGRPTVGEMYPAVPPMFKCGEGLSVADWFGRHMADSLPNVTIGIIPVAQGGTSIRLFDPDDYKNYLNSAESWLKNGAKAYGDDGNAMGRIIEVAKKAQEKGVIKGIIFHQGETDGGMSNWEQIVKKTYEYMLKQLGLNAEETPFVAGEMVDGGSCAGFSSRVRGLSKYIANFGVASSKGYGSKGDGLHFTVEGYRGMGLRYAQQMLKLINVAPVDPVPQEPFKGAPIAIPGKVEVEDFDKPGIGKNEDGTSNASYSDEDSENHGDSDYRKDTGVDLYKAGDGVALGYTQTGEWLEYTVDVKADGEYNIDASVAAGNSTSAFKLYIDEKAITDDVSVPQTADNSWDTYKTISVKEKVTLKAGKHVLKLEITANYVNIDWIQFSEPKKEDPPSAIAKVRFDMTEAESNFSVYSMQGQKLGTFTAKGMADAMNLVKTDAKLRKQAKGVFFVRKEGAKLMSKKVVVFE, translated from the coding sequence ATGAGCTTCAAAAAGCTGATGGGCATTGCAGGTGTTGCTGCTGGCCTCTCTATGTTTGCGGTAATGGGTGCAAATGCGGCTCCGGACCCGAACTTCCATATTTACATTGCTTACGGGCAGTCGAACATGGAAGGCAACGCGAGGAACTTTACGGATGTCGATAAGAAGGAACATCCTCGCGTGAAAATGTTTGCAACAACGTCTTGCCCGAGTCTTGGCCGCCCTACGGTCGGTGAAATGTACCCGGCAGTGCCGCCAATGTTCAAGTGCGGTGAAGGCCTTTCTGTCGCTGACTGGTTTGGCCGCCACATGGCAGATTCCTTGCCGAACGTGACGATTGGCATTATTCCGGTGGCTCAGGGCGGTACGAGTATCCGCTTGTTTGACCCGGACGATTACAAGAATTACCTCAATTCTGCGGAAAGCTGGCTGAAGAACGGAGCCAAGGCTTACGGTGACGATGGCAATGCCATGGGCCGCATTATTGAAGTCGCCAAGAAGGCTCAGGAAAAGGGCGTCATCAAGGGAATCATCTTCCACCAGGGTGAAACCGATGGCGGCATGAGCAACTGGGAGCAGATTGTCAAGAAGACTTACGAATACATGCTCAAGCAGCTCGGTTTGAACGCCGAGGAGACTCCGTTTGTCGCCGGTGAAATGGTCGATGGCGGTTCGTGTGCTGGCTTTAGCAGTCGTGTGCGTGGGCTTTCCAAGTACATTGCGAATTTTGGCGTGGCAAGTTCCAAGGGTTACGGCTCTAAGGGCGATGGTCTCCACTTTACTGTGGAAGGCTACCGCGGCATGGGCCTCCGTTATGCCCAGCAAATGCTCAAGCTCATCAACGTGGCGCCTGTTGACCCTGTCCCGCAGGAACCGTTCAAGGGTGCTCCGATTGCTATTCCGGGCAAGGTCGAAGTCGAAGATTTTGACAAGCCGGGTATCGGCAAGAACGAAGACGGTACGAGTAACGCCTCTTACAGTGACGAAGATTCCGAAAACCACGGTGATAGCGATTACCGCAAGGATACGGGCGTAGACTTGTACAAGGCGGGCGATGGCGTTGCTCTTGGTTACACGCAGACTGGCGAATGGCTTGAATACACGGTAGACGTGAAGGCTGATGGCGAATACAATATCGATGCAAGTGTCGCTGCCGGTAATTCCACCTCTGCGTTCAAGCTTTACATCGACGAAAAAGCAATAACGGATGATGTTTCCGTGCCGCAGACTGCCGACAATTCCTGGGACACGTACAAGACGATTTCCGTGAAGGAAAAGGTCACCTTGAAGGCCGGTAAGCACGTGCTCAAGCTCGAAATCACCGCCAACTACGTGAATATCGACTGGATCCAGTTCAGCGAGCCGAAAAAGGAAGACCCGCCGAGCGCGATTGCAAAGGTCCGTTTTGACATGACTGAAGCCGAAAGCAACTTTAGCGTGTACAGCATGCAGGGCCAAAAGCTCGGGACGTTTACCGCGAAGGGAATGGCCGACGCGATGAACCTCGTCAAGACGGATGCCAAGCTCCGCAAGCAGGCAAAGGGCGTGTTCTTTGTGCGCAAGGAAGGCGCAAAGCTCATGAGCAAGAAGGTTGTCGTTTTCGAATAA